The sequence GTTCCTTTCCCAGCGAGCCTCATTGCGGGTGGCGACAGGGGCGTCGCCTCGCCGATGACACCACAGCCCCATGCGCAGGTGAGAAAACAATGAAAAGACTAGCCGTGCTTGCGAGACGTCACATCCTTGCGGTGGGTTGGATTGCTTTAGCAGTCGGATGCACTCCTCCGCCCGATGAGACGCAGGAGATTCTTGGCAACTTGGTCGAGGCGGGGTTCCCCGCTGACGACGTCATCGTGGTGGAGGGGAAGGTCTACGTCGGTCGGGACGCAGAAGTGACCTTAGCCGCGTCGCGCGAGATGCTTGAGACCGACGGCACAACCAAGGAGCAGTACCACACCAAGAACGTCGTCAGCAGGTCGCTGTCGAAGATTTGCATCAACGGCTCGACATTCACGGGTGCATTCAGCGCGGCGCTCGATATGGCAATCCAAAACTATGATGCCATGGACCTGACATTTTCCATGGCGCGGACGCCAAGCACTGACTGTAGCTTCACCATCAATGCCGTGATCGACCCAAGCATGAATGGGGGTAGCGCCGGGTTCCCCTCAAACGGCAATCCGTACGGACAGATCACTATCGGCGGCCAGCTCAGCCAGTTCGGCGTCAACGTCATCGCACACGTCATCACACACGAAATTGGCCACACTCTCGGGTTTCGGCACGCGGACTACTACAACCGCAGCATCAGCTGCGGCGTCGGAGGCAATGAGGGTGAAGCCGACGTCGGCGCGATCGCCATCCAGGGCACGTCGACAACTGCTAACGTAGGTGGCTCCGTCATGAATTCCTGCTTCCGCGCGGTGGAAACGGGCAGGTGGCTCACAGGCGACCCTGAGGCGTTGCTTGCATTGTTCAAACCCAGGGAGGCAAACCCTGCCGTGTGCGTCGGCAACACGGTATTCTTCCAGGATTGGCACCAACTCGACAACAACACCATATATGCGGACGTGAGCACGGTGAAATGCGGTTATTCCGAAACGCCTCTATACTTCACGTCTCTCGGAGGCGCCGTCGGGCACATGGCAGCGTCTGGAGTCACAGCCATCTACTCTCCGTCGTCTGCGGGTTTCCGCGTCTATCTCAAAACCGCAGTCTCAGCCTACTACGCGAGCCTGTACGGCTGGCATATCAAATGGCAGGCTGTACGAAAAAATCTGCGCTCGTCGGCACTCTGCTCCGGCGAAACGTACTGGGCCTCGACGCCATGGCAGCAGGTCGACAACAACCGTATCAGCCTGGATGTGGACACGGCCGCGTGTGGCTTCACCGAGACGCCGCTGTACTTCACTTCTCTCGGAGGCGCTGCCGGGCACAGGGATGCGAAAGGCAGCGAAGCCATCTCCGTGCCGACGCCTACGGGCTTCCGTGTCTATCTCACAACCACAGTCTCGGCCACCCGGGCGAACATGTACAGTTGGCACATCAAATGGCAGGCCGCAGCAAAAGATCTGCGCGGGCCGGATCTCTGTACCGGCCAGACGCAGCAGGGCGCGACGGCATGGCAACAGGCGGAAGCCAATGTCATCTACTTGGACGTCAACACCGCCCCATGCGGCCTCGGCTACTCGACGCATTATTTCACGTCTATCGGAGGTTTGGCGGCGCACGGGTCAAGTTCCGGAGCAACGGCCATCTACTCTCCGAC is a genomic window of Corallococcus caeni containing:
- a CDS encoding M57 family metalloprotease encodes the protein MVEAGFPADDVIVVEGKVYVGRDAEVTLAASREMLETDGTTKEQYHTKNVVSRSLSKICINGSTFTGAFSAALDMAIQNYDAMDLTFSMARTPSTDCSFTINAVIDPSMNGGSAGFPSNGNPYGQITIGGQLSQFGVNVIAHVITHEIGHTLGFRHADYYNRSISCGVGGNEGEADVGAIAIQGTSTTANVGGSVMNSCFRAVETGRWLTGDPEALLALFKPREANPAVCVGNTVFFQDWHQLDNNTIYADVSTVKCGYSETPLYFTSLGGAVGHMAASGVTAIYSPSSAGFRVYLKTAVSAYYASLYGWHIKWQAVRKNLRSSALCSGETYWASTPWQQVDNNRISLDVDTAACGFTETPLYFTSLGGAAGHRDAKGSEAISVPTPTGFRVYLTTTVSATRANMYSWHIKWQAAAKDLRGPDLCTGQTQQGATAWQQAEANVIYLDVNTAPCGLGYSTHYFTSIGGLAAHGSSSGATAIYSPTDTGFRIYVTLPSMTATDANLHGWYINWSANRLLYW